A region of the Longimicrobiales bacterium genome:
CCGCATACCCGAGCCAGGCTTTCACCCGTCCTTCCCTTCCCGCTTCGACTGACGGTTCCTCGGATCGATCACCAGGTGGTAGTACATGTAGTAGAACCCTGCGCTCCCACCCACAAATGCGCCGATCAGCGTAAGCCACGGCTCCGTGCCGAGCCAGTCGTCCGCACGCACCCCCGCGTACATGAACAGCCCCGTCGCAAGGGCCCACGTCAGCCCGATCCCCAGATATTTCGACGCCGCCGCAGCCTGCCCCGGCTCTGTCCGTCGCTGCTGGACCATATGCATCTCCGGCCGGAAGGACGACAGCCGAGCAAAGCTAATGCTTGTGAAATTTTTCGCAAGCGCGCCCGCAGGCGTGTCGGCGACGCCCGCACGCGGGCGCGAGCCGCGCCGGCGCACACGCTGCGCACCCGTGCCGCCGGTTGCCCCCGTTTGCGGCGGGTCTTTATCTTGCGCCTTCCTGCCATGCGGCCGGGAAAACAGGCCGTGGTTCAGCCGCGGACACCGATCGGGTGTCGGGGAGTACGCAACGAGGAGGCGGGCGAGTGGCAGCCAGGTGGATGGTGGCGGCGGTGGTGCTGGCGGTGTCGTGCGCGCCCCGGCCGGAGCCGGTGATGGATGCGGGGCCCGGCTCACCGCCGGAGCTGGGGTCGAGCCTGAACGTGCGGGTGGTGGAGGATACGGTTGTACTCGAGATCCACATCACCAATGTGGCGTCCAGTCCCATCACGCTGGAGTTCCCGTCGTCGCAGCGCTACGATTTCGCCGTCTCGACGGCGGAGGGCGAGAGCGTGTGGCGGTGGTCGGCGGCGCGATCGTTCATGCAGGTGCTGGGCAGCGAGGAGCTGCAGCCTGGTGAATCGCGTCGGTACAGTGAGACCTGGGTGGGATCTGGAGAGGGGCGTGAATACGTTGCGACGGGCTGGGTGGTGTCGACGAGCTACCCGGTGGAGCTGCGTACCACCTTCCGCGTCCCGGAGGAGTAGGATTCCCGCGCGTTCCTGAATCATCGATACAGAAGGCAGTGATGGAAGCGACAGCGTCGCAGGCGGCGGACGAACAGGACATCGAGCTGCTGGAGCGGCTGGCGGAGGTACGCCGGCTGCTGGAGCAGGAGATAGGGCGTCGGGTGGTCGGTCAGCAGTCGATCGTGGAGGGACTGCTGATCGCGCTGCTGGCGGACGGCCATGCGCTGCTGGTGGGGGTCCCCGGGCTGGCGAAGACGCTGTTGATCTCGACGCTGGCCGACGCGCTGGATCTGCAGTTCAGCCGGATCCAGTTCACGCCGGACCTGATGCCCTCGGACATCACGGGCACGGAAGTGCTGGAGGAGGATCGTTCGACGGGCCGGCGGATGTTCCGGTTCGTGAAGGGTCCGATCTTCGCGAACGTGGTGCTGGCGGACGAGATCAACCGCACGCCGCCGAAGACGCAGGCGGCGCTGCTGCAGGCCATGCAGGAGCGGGCGGTGACGGCGGCGGGAGACACGATGGCGCTGGACCGTCCGTTCTTCGTGCTTGCGACGCAGAACCCGATCGAGCAGGAGGGCACATACCCGCTGCCGGAAGCCCAGCTCGACCGCTTCATGCTGGAACTGCGCATCGGATACCCGACGCGAGAGGAAGAGGAGCAGGTCGCCATGCAGACGACGGGCTCGGCGGAGCCGGTCGTGCGGTCGGTACTCGGCGCGCAGGAGCTGGTGGCTCTGCAGAAGCTGGTGCGCCGCGTGCCGGCGCCGCCGTCGCTGGTATCGTATGCAGTGCGCCTGGTGCGCTCGACGCGTCCGGAGGACGAGGCGGCGCCGGAGCTGACGCGGAAATACGTGAGCTGGGGCGCAGGGCCGCGGGCGTCGCAGTATCTGGTGCTGGGCGCGAAGGCGCGCGCGGCGCTGTCGGGACGGGGCATGCCGGACCTGGAGGATGTGCGGGCCGTGGCGCCGGCGGTGCTGCGGCACCGGGTGGTGTCGAGCTTCCAGGCGGAAGCGGACGGACGCACGGCGGCCGACATCGTCGATGAGCTGATTCAGCTGAGCAGGAAATGGACGTAGGTCGAAGTAGCGATCCTCCCTTATGCAGGCGGGGCCGGGCATGGTAATGCTCGGCATCGCGCTCGGCGCAGCCATCCTTCTGTCCGCGCTCTTCAGTGCGGCCGAGCTCGCCATATTTCTGCCAGGCGAGGGGCGCATCCGCGCACTCGCGGATCAGAAGGTGTCCGGAGCGGCGGCGCTGGTTCAGCTCCGGGCGAAACCGGAACGAACGCTCGTCCTGCTGCGCATGGCAGACGCGATGAGCGATGTGAGCGCCGGCGCACTCACCGGCTACATCGCATTCCTCCAGTGGGAGTTCCTGGGTCTCGCGCTCGCCATTGGTGCCGCAGCGCTGCTCGTGCTCTATTTCGGCGAGCTGCTCCCGCTCGGCGTAGCGGCGAATCATGGAATCCGTATCGCGCTCACCATCGCCCCGGTGCTGCTCGTCCTCACACGTGTGCTGAGCCCGCTCCTCGTCGTGCTGTCCCGGCTGTCGCGCGTGCGGCCGGACCGCCGCAACACCGTTTCCACGATTACGGAAACGGAAATCCGGCAGCTGACCGCGCTGGGTCACACGGAGGGCCAGATCGAGGAGCACGAGCGCGAGCTCATTGAGCGTGCGTTCCGCCTCGATGATACGAAGACGTGGGAGATCATGATCCCGCGCGTCGACATCTTCGCGTGGCAGGACTCGAAGCGGCTGATCGACATCGTGCCCGAGCTCGGCACCGTGCGTTATTCGCGCGTGCCGGTCTACGGTGAATCGATCGATGATATTACCGGCGTGCTGTACCTGCGCGATGTGTATCAGGCGCTGATCGGCGGTCAGCGGGATGTACGACTGCAGGCACTCGCGCGCGACCCGCTCGTGGTCCCGGGCTCGCTGCCGCTGTCACGCCTGCTGCGCGACTTCCAGAACCGTCGCATCCACATGGCCGTCGTCGTCGATGAATACGGCGGCACGGACGGCGTCGTGACGCTCGAGGATGTGCTCGAGGAGCTGGTCGGCGAGATCGTCGATGAGACGGATGTCGATGAGGATGCCGTCACGCGCATCTCGCGCAACGAGATTCTCGCCTGGGGCGACACCGACCTGCGCGAGATCAATCACTTCTTCAACACGACGCTGCCCCAGCTCGAGCATCGGTCACTGAACGGCTACCTGCTCGAGGAGTTCGGCCGCGTACCCCAGGCCGGTCAACGCATCGAACGCGAAAGCATCGGGATAGAGGTCATGGAAGCGACCGAGACACAGGTCACGCGTGCGCGGCTGCGGCGGATCGGAGCTGCCGAGCACGGCCCCGCCGGCGAGCCGCGGAGCGCCGGGCCGGCCGGCGCGGCTCGTCCGATGAAATCCTCCGGTGACGCCGCACGCGTGAATGAGCCCGCGCCCGGCCGCGCGGCAGGCGCGCAGTCGGAGCTGCCGGCCACCGGACCTGGCACCCCCCTTTCAAACAGGTCCGGACGGCCATGAGAACCATCGCACCCGCGCATTGCCGAGCGCCATGCTCGTGACCTACCGCGGCCGCACGCCGCGTGTTCACCCGACCGCGTTCATTGCACCCACCGCTGTGTTGATCGGCGACGTCGAAGTCGGCGCGGAATCATCCATATGGTTCGGAGCCGTGCTGCGAGGCGATCACGACGAGCATGGCATCCGCGTCGGTGCGCGCACGAGCATTCAGGACAACTGCGTGCTGCACGTGAGCGCGCGCGGCCCGACGATCGTCGGTGATGAGGTGACGGTCGGCCACGGCGCGGTGTTCGAGAGCTGCGAGATCCGGCATGGCTGTCTGATCGGGATGAACGCGGTCATCCTGCACGGCGCCCTGATCGAGGAGGGCTCCCTGGTCGCGGCCATGAGTCTGGTACCGGCAGGAATGCGGGTACCGCGCGGCACTCTCGTCGCCGGTGTGCCGGCGCGTGTTCGCAAGGAGCTCACGGG
Encoded here:
- a CDS encoding AtpZ/AtpI family protein; translation: MVQQRRTEPGQAAAASKYLGIGLTWALATGLFMYAGVRADDWLGTEPWLTLIGAFVGGSAGFYYMYYHLVIDPRNRQSKREGKDG
- a CDS encoding BsuPI-related putative proteinase inhibitor, which encodes MAARWMVAAVVLAVSCAPRPEPVMDAGPGSPPELGSSLNVRVVEDTVVLEIHITNVASSPITLEFPSSQRYDFAVSTAEGESVWRWSAARSFMQVLGSEELQPGESRRYSETWVGSGEGREYVATGWVVSTSYPVELRTTFRVPEE
- a CDS encoding hemolysin family protein, translating into MVMLGIALGAAILLSALFSAAELAIFLPGEGRIRALADQKVSGAAALVQLRAKPERTLVLLRMADAMSDVSAGALTGYIAFLQWEFLGLALAIGAAALLVLYFGELLPLGVAANHGIRIALTIAPVLLVLTRVLSPLLVVLSRLSRVRPDRRNTVSTITETEIRQLTALGHTEGQIEEHERELIERAFRLDDTKTWEIMIPRVDIFAWQDSKRLIDIVPELGTVRYSRVPVYGESIDDITGVLYLRDVYQALIGGQRDVRLQALARDPLVVPGSLPLSRLLRDFQNRRIHMAVVVDEYGGTDGVVTLEDVLEELVGEIVDETDVDEDAVTRISRNEILAWGDTDLREINHFFNTTLPQLEHRSLNGYLLEEFGRVPQAGQRIERESIGIEVMEATETQVTRARLRRIGAAEHGPAGEPRSAGPAGAARPMKSSGDAARVNEPAPGRAAGAQSELPATGPGTPLSNRSGRP
- a CDS encoding AAA family ATPase, giving the protein MEATASQAADEQDIELLERLAEVRRLLEQEIGRRVVGQQSIVEGLLIALLADGHALLVGVPGLAKTLLISTLADALDLQFSRIQFTPDLMPSDITGTEVLEEDRSTGRRMFRFVKGPIFANVVLADEINRTPPKTQAALLQAMQERAVTAAGDTMALDRPFFVLATQNPIEQEGTYPLPEAQLDRFMLELRIGYPTREEEEQVAMQTTGSAEPVVRSVLGAQELVALQKLVRRVPAPPSLVSYAVRLVRSTRPEDEAAPELTRKYVSWGAGPRASQYLVLGAKARAALSGRGMPDLEDVRAVAPAVLRHRVVSSFQAEADGRTAADIVDELIQLSRKWT
- a CDS encoding gamma carbonic anhydrase family protein, with protein sequence MLVTYRGRTPRVHPTAFIAPTAVLIGDVEVGAESSIWFGAVLRGDHDEHGIRVGARTSIQDNCVLHVSARGPTIVGDEVTVGHGAVFESCEIRHGCLIGMNAVILHGALIEEGSLVAAMSLVPAGMRVPRGTLVAGVPARVRKELTGESGAWVRDSASHYVDLSRSYLEQDIGAPGASPDCDDSTRARDAESDQPDR